A genomic window from Punica granatum isolate Tunisia-2019 chromosome 2, ASM765513v2, whole genome shotgun sequence includes:
- the LOC116197312 gene encoding uncharacterized protein LOC116197312: MDLHRNNNYLVSNTSPSSSSSTASTTPHPAAGAASGASDDPMHSWWESISKARSRIHALSTVLPPSDSLSLFSLADSDRPALSLLSSQETYSAVSSAFSAALSGSGSDPLCQWLYDTYLTSDHQLRLVVLSYLPVLTGLYLTRIHSDPSPSLAGFEAVLLAIYSAEVKARSGKPITISIVDLSQPSLYHTPRNKPQSLGPNRSSQPSVGVLCPPLEPQLAVKSTKRATIVGIALDCYYRQISQMPAWSKLDLCRFTAAWAGQDCPCRREFDNDNETEDESQSIADLQHEIEHDAEDVVEEFGHLKIYENGGSENLKGARIPLPWELLQPVLRILGHCLLAPLNSQEVKDAASIAVRSLYGRASHELIPQAILATRSLIQLDKRARADSKAAEAATASGNASSNTNTPTKAKKPEILLVSK, encoded by the coding sequence ATGGATCTCCATCGCAACAACAATTACCTCGTGTCGAACACCTCCccgtcctcctcctcctccaccgccTCCACCACCCCGCACCCCGCCGCCGGCGCCGCCTCGGGGGCCTCCGACGATCCGATGCACTCGTGGTGGGAGTCCATCTCCAAGGCCCGGTCCCGCATCCACGCCCTCTCCACCGTTCTACCTCCCTCCgactccctctccctcttctcCCTGGCAGATTCCGACCGCCCGGCGCTCTCCCTCCTTTCCTCCCAAGAGACATACTCCGCCGTCTCCTCCGCCTTTTCCGCCGCCCTCTCGGGCTCCGGCTCCGATCCCCTCTGCCAGTGGCTCTACGACACGTACCTCACCTCGGATCATCAGCTCCGCCTCGTCGTCCTCTCTTACCTCCCCGTACTCACCGGCCTCTACCTCACCCGCATACACTCCGATCCATCTCCGTCCCTAGCAGGATTTGAGGCCGTCCTCCTTGCAATCTACTCTGCTGAAGTCAAAGCTAGATCCGGCAAGCCGATCACGATTTCGATTGTCGATCTCTCTCAGCCATCCCTCTACCACACACCGCGGAACAAACCCCAATCTCTCGGACCAAACCGGTCGTCTCAGCCCTCTGTGGGTGTCCTCTGCCCTCCGCTCGAGCCACAATTGGCCGTGAAGTCCACAAAGCGTGCCACGATTGTCGGGATCGCCCTGGACTGTTATTATCGTCAGATATCTCAAATGCCAGCTTGGTCCAAGCTCGATCTCTGCAGGTTCACCGCAGCTTGGGCAGGTCAGGACTGCCCCTGCAGGAGAGAATTTGATAATGACAACGAAACCGAAGATGAGTCTCAAAGCATAGCCGATCTACAGCACGAAATCGAGCACGATGCCGAGGATGTCGTGGAAGAGTTTGGCCATTTGAAAATCTATGAAAACGGTGGGTCTGAAAACCTGAAAGGAGCTCGAATTCCGCTACCATGGGAGCTCCTACAGCCCGTGCTGAGAATTCTAGGGCATTGTCTGCTAGCTCCGTTGAACTCCCAGGAAGTCAAAGACGCTGCTTCAATTGCAGTGAGGAGCTTGTACGGTAGGGCTTCACATGAGTTGATCCCACAGGCAATCTTGGCCACCAGGAGTCTCATTCAGCTTGATAAGAGGGCCCGTGCTGATTCGAAAGCTGCCGAGGCAGCTACTGCTTCTGGTAATGCATCCTCGAACACCAACACCCCGACGAAGGCAAAGAAGCCGGAGATTCTTTTGGTTTCGAAGTGA